The genomic stretch CTGGTCGAGGCCGGCGAGGAGGTCCTCGGTGCCGGTGTGCCCGGCGTTGGTGTGCGCGACCGCAGCGGTCGGCTCGGCGGTGACCGTGCCTCCCGAGGTGACGCGACGGCTGCGACGACCGCGCGGGGCGGACTCGGCGGGGGCGTCGGCCTGCGTGGCCGGTGACTGGGTGGCCGGCGCCTGCGCGGCGGCCTGGGTGACGGGTGCCTCCGCTGCCGGAGCGGCCTCGGGAGCCGGCGTGCCGGTCCCGGCGCCGTCGAGGGTCGGCGTCACGGAGGCGGGTGCCTCGGCCGGACGCTTGTCCTCGATCGACGCGATCAGGTCGCCCTTGCGGAGCTTCGAGAGCCCCGTGATGCCGAGGGACGAGGCGATGCGCTGGAGCTCCGGGAGACGGAGTGCGCGGAGGTCAGTGGGGATCTCCACCGAGGTGGAGGTGGTGACGTCGGTCACGATGCTGTTGTTCCTTCCGACCGCAGAACGCGGAGAGTTTCCACCGATCTCGTGGCAGCGTGCAACGGCCGTCGTTCAGACGACGGACCGGGAACGGTGATCTGGCCAGGCATGATGAATCTGGCCCGAGAACGGTGATCTGGAGAAAGTGCCCCACGCACCGGATCAGGCTGGCGGTCGACCGTGGATGGTCGAGGCCTGCGCGAGATCGGCTTCGAGCGTCGGGAGCGCTTTCACTGTAGCACCACCCAGATCGACGGCCAGCATGAGCGGACGCCAGGTGGATTCGGCGTGTCGCTCGACCAGTCCGGCAGCGTCGAGACGCTGCGCCGGGTCGCTGCCCATGACCAGGAGGCTCGGCCCGGCTCCCGAGACGACCGCGGCCAGGCCGTGCTGGCGGAGCAGACCGATCAGGGCGTCGGTCTCGGGCATGGCGCTCGCCCGGTAGGCCTGGTGGAGCCGGTCCTCCGTCGCGGCGAGCAGCAGTTCCGGACTCTGGATGAGCGCCGCGACGAGCAGTGCGGAGCGGGACACGTTGAACGCGGCGTCCTCGTGCGGGACGGTCATCGGCTGCAGGGACCGGGCGAGCTTCGTCGAGAGCGTCGACGTCGGCACGAACACGACCGGCGAGACACCGCGGTGCACGAGCAGTCGCTTGTGCGCCGGCCCGTCCGGGGTCATCCACGCGATCGTCAGCCCGCCGAAGAGGGCCGGGGCGACGTTGTCCGGGTGCCCCTCCATCTCGGTGGCGAGGGTGAGCAGGGTCGCCGCGTCGAGGTCGACCACGCCCTCGAGCAGGCCACGTGCCGCCATCAGCCCGGCGACGATGGCCGCCGCCGAGGAGCCCAGGCCGCGACCGTGCGGGATGGCGTTCGTGGCGTGCAGCTCGAGCCCCGGCTGCGGGACCCCGGCGTGTTCGAGGCCACGGCGCACGGCCCGGACCACCAGGTTCGTGTCGTCGGTCGGGACCTCGCCGGCACCGACACCGTCGATCGTGACGGTCGCGCCGGGCTCCGGGCGGACGCGCACGACGACCTCGTCGTAGAGCGAGAGCGCGAGTCCCAGGGAGTCGAACCCCGGCCCGAGGTTCGCCGACGTCGCCGGGACGCGCACACGCACCGCCCGTCCGGCCGGTACAGCGATGTGGGCGGTCATGCCCTCCCCCGGTCCGGACGAGCGGTCGGCGCTCACCGCGCGCTGACCAGTCCGAGCACGTCCGCGATCGCCGCGGTGTCGACCGGGACGCTCGTCGGCGTGACCTCGCCACCGTCCTGGGTGCGGAGCGCCCACTGCGGGTCCTTGAGGCCGTGGCCGGTCACCGTGATGACGACCGTCGCGCCCTTCGGGATGACGCCCTCGTCGGAGCGCTCGAGCAGCCCGGCGACACCGATGGCCGATGCCGGCTCGACGAAGACGCCGACCTCGGCCGAGAGCAGGTGGTGCGCCGCCAGGATCGCCTCGTCCGAGATGGCACCGAAGTAGCCGTCGGTCTCGTCACGGGCCTCCAGCGCGTACTTCCACGACGCCGGGTTGCCGATGCGGATGGCAGAGGCGATGGTCTCCGGGTGTCGGACGACCTCACCGTGCACGATCGGGGCCGAGCCCGCGGCCTGGAACCCGAACATGCGCGGCATCTTGGTGGAGCGCCCCGAGGCGACGTCCTCGCGGTAGCCGCGGGAGTACGCGGTGTAGTTGCCCGCGTTGCCGACCGGCAGGAAGTGGAAGTCCGGTGCGTCACCGAGGACGTCGACGACCTCGAACGCGGCGGTCTTCTGCCCCTCGATGCGGTCGTTGTTCACCGAGTTGACCAGGTGCACCGGGTAGTTGGCGGACAGGTCGCGCGCGATGTCCAGGCAGTCGTCGAAGTTGCCCTGCACCTGCAGCAGCTGGGCGTCGTGGGCGACGGCCTGGCTGAGCTTGCCCATCGCGATCTTGCCCTCGGGCACGAGCACCGCGGCGGTGATGCCGGCGTGCGTGGCGTACGCGGCGGCCGAGGCGCTGGTGTTGCCGGTCGAGGCGCAGATGACGGCCTTCGCGCCGTGCTCGACGGCCTTCGAGATCGCCATCGTCATGCCGCGGTCCTTGAAGGAACCGGTCGGGTTCATGCCCTCGTACTTCACGTACACGGTCGCGCCGGTGCGCTCGGAGAGCCGACGGGCCGGGATGAGCGGGGTCCCGCCCTCACCGAGCGTCACGATCGGGGTCGCGTCGGTCACGTCGAGTCGGTCGGCGTACTCGCGCAGGACTCCCTGCCACTGGTGGGCCATCAGGCTTCTCTCTCTGTCCGGTGGGTCGGTCTGGGTCGGATCGGGCTGTGTGGAACGGGCGGTGTGGAACGGTGCGGGTGGTCGGTCCGGTGCCGGGAGGCGCGTGGTCGCGCTAGACGCCGACGAACCGCAGGACGCTGGTCACGTCCAGGACCACGTCCTCACCGCGGAGCGCGGCGACGGTGTCGGCCAGGTCGGCCTCTCTCGCCAGGTGCGTCCCGATGACGAGCGTCGCCGTCCCCTCGGTGGCACCCGTGGTGGTCTGCTCGACGGTCTCGACGCTGACGCCGTGGGCCGCGAGCACCCCGGCGACGGCCGAGAGCACACCCGGTGCGTCCGACACGTGCAGGGAGATCTGGTAGCGAGTGCGGACGGTCCCGATCGGGAACACCGGCAGCGCCGACCGGGTCGACTCGGCGACACCCGGGCCACCGATGACGTGGCGGCGGGCGGCGGACACCAGGTCGCCGAGGACCGCGGAGGCCGTCTCCACCCCACCGGCTCCGGCGCCGTAGAACATCAGGTCGCCGGCGGCCTCGGCCTCGACGAACACCGCGTTCTTCGCACCGTGCACGCTGGCGAGCGGGTGCGACTCCGGCACCAGGGCCGGGTAGACCCGGGCGCTGACACCTTCGCGGCCGTCGGCGTCGGTGAGTCGCTCGCACGTCGCGAGGATCTTCACGACGTAGCCGGCCTTGCGCGCGGCTCGGACCTGCTCGATCGTCACGGAGGTGATGCCCTCGCGGTGCACGGCGGCGAGCGGGACCGAGGTGTGGAACGCGATCGACGCCAGGATCGCCGCCTTCTGCGCCGCGTCGTAGCCCTCGATGTCGGCGGTCGGGTCGGCCTCGGCGTACCCGAGCTCCGTCGCGGTGGCCAGGGCGTCCGTGAACGTCGCGCCCTCGCGGTCCATCAGATCGAGGATGAAGTTGGTGGTGCCGTTGACGATGCCCATGATCCGCTCGATGCGGTCACCCGCCAGCGAGTCGTGCAGCGGCCGGATGATCGGGATCGCCCCGGCGACGGCCGCCTCGTAGTAGAGCTGTGCGCCGACCTGCTCGGCCGCGGCGAAGAGCTCCGGGCCGTGCGTCGCGAGCAGTGCCTTGTTGCCGGTGACGACGTCGGCGCCGGACTGCAGCGCCTGCAGCACGAGCGTGCGGGCGGGCTCGATGCCGCCGATGAGCTCGACGACGATGTCGGCTCCGACGATGAGCGAACCGGCGTCCGTCGTGAACAACTCGCGCGGCAGGTCGACGTCCCGCTGGGCGTCGACGTCGCGCACGGCGATCCCGACGAGTTCGAGACCGGCGCCGGCTCGCGTGGCGAGCTCCGGTCCGTGCTCGAGCAGGAGTCGTGCGACCTGGGAGCCGACCGAGCCGGCTCCGAGCAGTGCGACGCGGACGTTGCGGTATTCGATCATCTGGTGGGGGTCTCTCCGGGTCGGGTTCTCAGGCGTCCGGACCGGTGTCGGGTACCGGCACGACGCCCGTGTCTCGGGCGAGGAGGTCGTCGACGCTCTCGCCTCGCACGAGGATACGGGCTGCCCCGTCGGCGACCGCGACGACCGGCGGGCGACCGACGTGGTTGTAGTTGCTCGCCAGGCTCCAGCAGTAGGCACCGGTCGCGGCCACGGCGAGCAGGTCGTCGCGGTGCACGTCGCCGGGCAGGTACTCGTCGTGGACGACCACGTCGCCGCTCTCGCAGTGCTTGCCGACCACGCGGGTCAGCACCGGGTCGGCGTCCGAGGTGCGGGCGAGCCGTGCCGTGTAGTCGGCGCCGTAGAGCGCCGGCCGGACGTTGTCGCTCATCCCGCCGTCGACCGACACGTAGGTGCGGGTCGCCGCGGTGCCGTCCTCGGCATCCACCGAGACGGGCTTGATCGTGCCGACGCGGTACAGCGTGACGCCGGGCGGGCCGACGATGTACCGGCCGGGCTCCACCGCGATCTCGGGCACCGGGATGCCCCGGGCGGAGCACTCGTCGGCGATGATCGCGGCGAGGGCGTCCGCGACGTCCTCCGGCTCGAGGGCGGAGTCGGCCTCGGTGTAGTCGATGCCCCAGCCGCCGCCGAGGTTGAGCTCCGGCACCGGACCGGACTGCACCAACGTGGCGTGCACGTCCATGAGTCGACGGGCGGCTTCGCGGAACCCGCTGTCGTCGAAGATCTGCGAGCCGATGTGCGAGTGCAGCCCGACGAAGGCGAGCGACGGTTCGGCACGGACGGCGGTCGCGGCCTGCACCGCCTCGGACAGCGGGATGCCGAACTTCTGGTCCTCGCGCGCGGTCGCCAGGAACTCGTGTGTCGAGGCGTGCACCCCGCTGTTGATCCGGATGCGGACCCGCTGGGTGACCCCGGCGGCGGCGGCGATCCGGGCGACGCGGCCGATCTCCTCGTGGCTGTCGAGGACGATCGTGCCGAGCCCGACCGCGACGGCGCGCTCGATCTCGGCGTCGGACTTGTCGTTGCCGTGGAAGCCCATCCGTGCCGGGTCGACGCCGGCAGCCAGCCCGACGGCGAGCTCGCCCATCGTGCAGACGTCGAGACGGAGGTCGGCGTCGGCCATCCACCGGGCGACGTGCGTCGTCCAGAAGGCCTTCGCGGCGTAGTAGACGTGTGCCCGCGTGCCGATCCGGGTGAACGCGTCGGTGAAGGCGTCCCGCACGCGGACGGCACGGGACTGCACGTCCCGCTCGTCGACGACGTAGAGGGGGGAACCGAACCGGGCGACGAGCTCGTCGGCAGCGACCCCGCCGACGGCGAGCATGCCCTCGTCGGTCCGCGTCGCGGACGCGGGCCAGATGCGGCTCACCAGCTCGGAGGCGTCCGCCGGGAACCGCAGTCGCGGCGGCGCAAGGGGGTTCTCGCTCACGGGACCCGATCCTATCCGGCCCGAGCGGGCCTCCCGGCCATGTGACGCAGGCCTGTGGACGGCCGTCGGAGACGGCACCACGCGCCCGGTCAGCAGCGACCGGTGGTGCGCAGACCCGCCTCGTTGAGGGGCAGTTCGTCGGCCGTGATCCGCACCGTCGCCGCCGCCGAGGTCACCCGGAGGGACCGGACACGGAGCTGTTCCGGCAGGAACTGCGCCGTGCAGACCGGCACCGGGACGTCCGAGACGCCGGGGATGTCATCGACCTTCAACCCGAGCGAGGAGTTCGTGATCCGCACGGTCTTCGGCGTGATCGTCACCCCGCGCCCGTCGGACTGCGCGGTCACCGAACCGTCCGCCGCGTACCCGATGCGGAAGCCGAGCACCGTGGCGCTGCCACGCAGTTCGACCCCGCCGTCGATGAGCCGGACACGCTCGAACAGCGGCGAGTACTTCGACAGGTCCTTGACCGCACCGGAGGCCAGTCGGACCGTGCCGTCGACGTCGTGCACCGCACCCTTGCCGTCCACGGGCAGGTCGTGCGCCGTGACGTCGGCGGCGAGCGGGATGCCCTCCACCGTCAGCCGGTCGGAGGTGATCCGGACGTCGTCGAGGGTCCCGCGGAGCAGCTGCGGGATGACGACCCCCGACACGTGCG from Curtobacterium sp. MCLR17_032 encodes the following:
- the thrB gene encoding homoserine kinase — encoded protein: MTAHIAVPAGRAVRVRVPATSANLGPGFDSLGLALSLYDEVVVRVRPEPGATVTIDGVGAGEVPTDDTNLVVRAVRRGLEHAGVPQPGLELHATNAIPHGRGLGSSAAAIVAGLMAARGLLEGVVDLDAATLLTLATEMEGHPDNVAPALFGGLTIAWMTPDGPAHKRLLVHRGVSPVVFVPTSTLSTKLARSLQPMTVPHEDAAFNVSRSALLVAALIQSPELLLAATEDRLHQAYRASAMPETDALIGLLRQHGLAAVVSGAGPSLLVMGSDPAQRLDAAGLVERHAESTWRPLMLAVDLGGATVKALPTLEADLAQASTIHGRPPA
- the thrC gene encoding threonine synthase — encoded protein: MAHQWQGVLREYADRLDVTDATPIVTLGEGGTPLIPARRLSERTGATVYVKYEGMNPTGSFKDRGMTMAISKAVEHGAKAVICASTGNTSASAAAYATHAGITAAVLVPEGKIAMGKLSQAVAHDAQLLQVQGNFDDCLDIARDLSANYPVHLVNSVNNDRIEGQKTAAFEVVDVLGDAPDFHFLPVGNAGNYTAYSRGYREDVASGRSTKMPRMFGFQAAGSAPIVHGEVVRHPETIASAIRIGNPASWKYALEARDETDGYFGAISDEAILAAHHLLSAEVGVFVEPASAIGVAGLLERSDEGVIPKGATVVITVTGHGLKDPQWALRTQDGGEVTPTSVPVDTAAIADVLGLVSAR
- a CDS encoding homoserine dehydrogenase — encoded protein: MIEYRNVRVALLGAGSVGSQVARLLLEHGPELATRAGAGLELVGIAVRDVDAQRDVDLPRELFTTDAGSLIVGADIVVELIGGIEPARTLVLQALQSGADVVTGNKALLATHGPELFAAAEQVGAQLYYEAAVAGAIPIIRPLHDSLAGDRIERIMGIVNGTTNFILDLMDREGATFTDALATATELGYAEADPTADIEGYDAAQKAAILASIAFHTSVPLAAVHREGITSVTIEQVRAARKAGYVVKILATCERLTDADGREGVSARVYPALVPESHPLASVHGAKNAVFVEAEAAGDLMFYGAGAGGVETASAVLGDLVSAARRHVIGGPGVAESTRSALPVFPIGTVRTRYQISLHVSDAPGVLSAVAGVLAAHGVSVETVEQTTTGATEGTATLVIGTHLAREADLADTVAALRGEDVVLDVTSVLRFVGV
- the lysA gene encoding diaminopimelate decarboxylase encodes the protein MSENPLAPPRLRFPADASELVSRIWPASATRTDEGMLAVGGVAADELVARFGSPLYVVDERDVQSRAVRVRDAFTDAFTRIGTRAHVYYAAKAFWTTHVARWMADADLRLDVCTMGELAVGLAAGVDPARMGFHGNDKSDAEIERAVAVGLGTIVLDSHEEIGRVARIAAAAGVTQRVRIRINSGVHASTHEFLATAREDQKFGIPLSEAVQAATAVRAEPSLAFVGLHSHIGSQIFDDSGFREAARRLMDVHATLVQSGPVPELNLGGGWGIDYTEADSALEPEDVADALAAIIADECSARGIPVPEIAVEPGRYIVGPPGVTLYRVGTIKPVSVDAEDGTAATRTYVSVDGGMSDNVRPALYGADYTARLARTSDADPVLTRVVGKHCESGDVVVHDEYLPGDVHRDDLLAVAATGAYCWSLASNYNHVGRPPVVAVADGAARILVRGESVDDLLARDTGVVPVPDTGPDA
- a CDS encoding LmeA family phospholipid-binding protein, which produces MSSAAAPAAGRRPKCRGRTVAIVLVVVLVVLAVLVVVAEFVLRGVVDRTVASQVEQSLPDGSTGTVDAHVSGVVIPQLLRGTLDDVRITSDRLTVEGIPLAADVTAHDLPVDGKGAVHDVDGTVRLASGAVKDLSKYSPLFERVRLIDGGVELRGSATVLGFRIGYAADGSVTAQSDGRGVTITPKTVRITNSSLGLKVDDIPGVSDVPVPVCTAQFLPEQLRVRSLRVTSAAATVRITADELPLNEAGLRTTGRC